GTATATCtcaattattcttttttcttttgttaggagTTACAGAGTTTTACCTTCTGGCTGCCATGTCGTATGACCGTTATGTAGCCATCTGCAAACCCCTTCATTACCCCTTCATTATGAGAAGCAAAGTGTGCTACGAACTTGTACTCAGTTCATGGACAGCTGGCTTTCTGATTACTTTTCCACCATTGGTCATGGGACTAAAACTGGAATTCTGTGCTTCCAAAGTAATTGATCAtttcatgtgtgacacttctcctatCTTACAGATTTCTTGCACAGACACTTACTTCTTAGAAATGATTTCGTTTGTTTCAGCAGTTGTAACCCTTGTGGTCACACTACTCTTAGTAATTCTTTCCTATACATATATAGTCAAGACCATTCTAAAAATCCCCTCTgctcagaaaagaacaaaagcttTTTCCACTTGCTCTTCCCACATGGCTGTAGTCTCCCTTACTTATGGTAGCTGTATCTTCATTTACATGAAGCCATCAGCAAAAGAAAGGGTGACTTTATCCAAAGGTGTAGCTGTTATCTATACCTCAGTTGCCCCTTTACTCAATCCCTTCATTTACAGTCTTAGGAACCAGCAAGTGAAACAAGCTTTCAAGGATACACtcaaaaaagttttcattttcttgaaaaataaggaaaaaaattaaaatcttgacagaagcaatATACTTTTTGTTCCTATTTTCATGTTTGCTTAATTTATCCTTCCACTGAGTTAAATTTCTTATAACATTTAAACAAATCTGTCAGTACGATACACTTTCCCAGTATTCTTTATCGTTAATACTTCTTGCAGTGTTATAGTAAGAGTTCTGTCTTCACATTTTCACAaattttaactttcttttaatTCCAAAGACATGGAGCTTCCgtgtcctgaaaaaaaaaaaaaaattatatgttatCTTATCCTGTACGAATTTGCCTGGATAAATGTAATTAGTTTATATGCATTTATTACAGGTATATTTCATCTTATATGCTACTCTAGTTATAATTTTTGTCTTCAATAGGATGATGCAGCTTAGTATGGGAGAGACAAAGAAATAGTTATCAAAGAGTGTGATTTCTTTTATGGTAAACTCTACATAAACCTGTGTTCTCATAGTAATGAAGGTTTAATTATTTCAGTGTATCAGAAATGCAGTTCAAAAAACAGGTAATTCTTATTACAGTTGTGATAtataggaaaaaagaataaaatgatgtTATAGGCATGTGTACAGCAACATGCACAATGTTTGAACCACTAGGACAGAGTTCAAGTGTCACTAGCTCGATAATGGGAATGTAGGCTTTTGAGCCAGTCAGCCAGGTATAAATCCAGGATAACATGTAAGCCTGGTCAAATTCTAAAACTCTGTTGCtaagtttctccatttatgaaaTAGATACAATAATAGTTCTTATGTGATAAGATTATTTTGGGAATGAAATGAAGCAGTATGTATAAAGCAATTCTAGATCAGCACCTGACCCACAGTGAGTTGTCAACAAGTGTTAGCTTCCCTTGGATGAAACTTTGCCTTACTTGGGATAGTATGTAACAACGGAAGAAAAAGTGGCAGCTTCAAATCATTAAAAGCTTTTATTACCTGAAATGTGTATAGACCTGAAAATTTAGTGTGAATAGGCTTCTGAGATAAAAATTCTATTTGTCTTATGcctaaaataactttttaaattacATGGAATAGTCTAGAAACATAAACTGTAGATGATTCTGAGTCTGATTTTTCATATGAGGGTTTTCTTTTATAATTGAAGCATTAACATgatcagatttttattttataaagattGGTCTGTTAAATGCGCTGAGAATGGTCTTTTAGATGTTTGGAGTTAGGAAGACAAGGTAGAGGATCAACACTTCAAGTTAAATTAGATATTTTAAAGGTTAAAAACACAATAGTGGTGCTGGATTGCAAGCTCAGGGAGTGTACTTCAGAGAGGTTTAGGAGAAAGAACTGAGGTTAAACTGTTCAACATTTGCATGTCTAGGGTAAGTGAaggaaagttattaaaaaaaaaaaaaaaaagattcttcttGGGCTCTCCCTGCTGTCCACTCTGAGCACAAGCACCCAAATATttaatgcctttaaaaaaaaaggtttcttaaTATctgtcaggttaaaaaaaaaaaaaaaaacctacaagacACAGGCTTCTACATTAGATAAAATTTTTCATcagtgaaggattctctggggtgATCGTTGGccgttatggattaaattgtgcccccctaCAATGTGGgtcaatttagctaggccatgactaccagtattgtgtgattgtccacctttttgtcatctgatgtgattttcctatgcgttgtaaatcctacctctataatggtAATGAGGCTGGATTAGAAACTATTACACAAATGAGGtgggctcaatctacaggattagattttatgttgagtcagtctcttttgagatacaaaagagagaaacatgtagagagacgggggacctcataccaccaagaaaaaacacCAGGAGCATAGCATACCCTTTGGGCCTGGGGACCctaagctgagaagctccttgaccaggggaaggctgatgacaaggaacttcctgcagacccaacagagaaagaaagccttcctctggatctagcaccctgaattagaacttctagaccactagtctgtgagagaataaatttctctttgttaaacccatccacatgaggtatttctgttacagtagtacTAGATAATAAGACAATGGCATATCTATTATCTGTGTGGCTTTGAATAGAAATCATTTAGCTTTGATTTCTGTTCAAATTTGTTTTATAATCTTTCAAAGCAACAATTTTTAGTCATCTACTTTTCCTTGACAGAAAGAAGGGTGTTAGTTCATGTGATTATATTTAAGCGCTGAGAAATTTCATCTACacagtttattttttcaaaatactttttaaaaattacttgaaCCTAATCAGGTAAATGGtggtcaaatattttctccatactatcgattttcattttcttggtaGTGTCCTTTAATGCACACAAATCTTTCATGAAATGGAGGAAAGAAAAATACTTGCTTTTAACATACAAACATGTAATTTGCATgacaatatttttacaaaaaatgaGCAGGATCAAGATACACTGAATATTATTGAAATTAAGACATTACTCATCTGAATTAGTTGGCTTTACATTAAGATGCTAACTGTAATCCACAAGAAACCATTAAGAAAACAACTTGAAACATATGTTGTAAAATATACAACAAATAAATGTAAAGGTAcagtgccaaaaaaaaagaagccagcaATCAAGGAAAAGACTaacaaaaaagacataaaaattatttttaaaaaagtaagacATAAGTGAAACAACCAAATTGAAAGGCAGATATTGgaaacatagtttaaaaagagaacaTGACCCAAATATACGTCTGTCTATTATAGACACTCTTCAGATTAAAAGACACGAATAGACTGAAAACAAAGGTTGGTAAAAGATATGCCATGTATTCTGGATTGAAAGTGTCTctgaaaaatatatgttgaagtgctAAAAATTGTACCTGggaaatgtgaccttgtttaggaACACAGTGCTATTCtttgaagataaaagaaaaaccactgccatcgttttgattataactcatagtgaccatataggacagagtagaaccaccccatagagtttccaaagagcagctggtgatatTATCActgaagtcataccagagtaggataaGTCTTATTCcattctgagtggtatcttaaaAGGACGTAACAGACAGGGAGATGGAAAAAACACAGAGTAAGACAAATGTCAGGTGATAATGGAGGCAGACACATCTATAAGCATCCATAAGTATGCCAAGAATTGCAAGGGACTACAGGAAGCTACAGGGAGCCCTGAtatcacagtagttaagagctcagctgctaaccaaaacatcaccAGCCAATCTTTGCAAACCCtatgaagaagttctactctagcctatagggttgctactagttggaattgactcaatggcaacaggttttgttgtcgttgttgctgcaagaagctgaaagagacagggAGAACCTTtccctagaaccaacagagagagtgCTCATAGACCCATCAGTGAGTTTGGACCTCTAGTCTtcagaactgagacaataaattctgttcttcaaagccatttactttgtggtattttgttatggcagcactaggaaactaacacaCCATGCAAccagtaaccaaaaaaagagcTGGGTTGTCTATAATAATATTTGGCATATTAGACTTAAGACAAAAAGGTTACAACATACGAATAATATCTTATAATTATAAAAGTGTCAATCTACTGGGCAGaataaacaattataaacatGTGTTCACTCATGTTTAACTCATTTTCAATAATAGATATAAAACTAGGCAGTATACATGGGAGATTCTTCAGCGTGACTATTTACCAGACTATAAAACAAgcctaaataaatacaaaataattgaAATACAAAACATGTTCTTTGAccaaaatataattaaattaGAAACCAACAATAGAAGAAAGTGTAAGAAAAtcacaaatacatggaaattaaacaatacactCCTGAATAATCAATAAGAAAGAGAATAAATCACAAGGgggatttaaaaataatgtttttagaTAAAAGGAAGTGAAAAACAGCGTACTAAACCATACAGATTGCAGCTTTGGAATTGTTTATGGAGAAATTCATAGCTGCAAGTGCCTGtgttaaaaaggaagacagattTCAAATCAATAGATGTTTCACTTTTGGAAATAAGAAGAGTAAaatgacacaaaacaaaacaaaaaaacaaaaaaaagagtatatattatatgattttgtttatataaaattctagtaaATGAAACCAATTGTAGATTCATTGTTGCCTGTAAAATTATAGATGTAGGTGTTCATATTgatatagatataaatatttgatttaataactatatatatatatatattttttttttttttttggtaaaaccaAAGGGTTCACTAATGAGAGGACAGTATAAGAGTTTcaaatctttgattaaaaaatatttattgagtataaaTTAGGTCACCTCTCCTGGTTAGGTAGTTATTTAATAGAAACACATTTATGAACAAATAATTTCAGTAGACGAAGATAAAAGGACAAAGTTTTAGAAGAGCTGAAAGGAGATAGTACCTAATCTTGGCTTTACAGAAAAGGAAGCTTTCAAGAATTTAATTAAATTTAGACCAAACCTTAAAggaaagtatgtgtgtgtgtatttgtgtgtatgtgtacgcgTCTGAAAATGCCTAGTATTTACAGGAATTAATGAAAGACTTGCTGATGATAGAGCAAATGTTGCACAGGGCCTAGGTTCTGGGTTGCACAAGACTGGTTTAAGAAcaataaaaaggagaaataacTGATCCCCCAGCACTTGTCCAAAATAATTTTCTACAATAATGCAAATATCCTGTAATCTGTGCTGCCTGATAcattagccactagccacatgtggctacttagCATTTGAAATAcagctagtgtgactgaggagcTGAACTTCTATTTTATTTCGTTCatacttaaatttaaataaccacaAAAGTAACTTAGTCCTGAACAAGGCTGATACTTGGTTAGTAATTCAAATTCAAATATTATTACCGCTTTAAAGATGAAGCACAGGGCATTCTAAAAACACATAAGAGTTTGAGAGAATCAGAGAAGACTTCTCCAAGAGAGTACAGTTAAAGTACAAAAGAACTGAAGTGCCAGAGAAACCACCTCTAGCAGGCAGAAGAACACATGTGAAAGtcctgaaggagaaaagaaagtgtcaggttgttaaaaaaaaaaatgaaaaaacaaacatcaCATGAGTATCTCAGAATGGCAAAAGTGAGGGACATGGAATGCAATGAATCTTAAAGATTCAAATCTTATAAGGCCTTGAAGGTGTCATAATAagaattttgttttgtgttttgaatGATAGCTATTGAAAAAGGGCACTAAGAACCCAGTTTGTGTGTTTTTACCTGAAAAGTGAGATGATATTTACAAGTTATATGCTTCATTCTGGTTTTCAGTGTGAGTTACAAAGCTAAGATTAGGAAAGGTGATTTTTAAGGGTGATATACTTTTGTTTTCTCATGGAAATAAAGATAATCCCTGAGCTATTAGATAACTTCTTAGACCAATGTTGTGTTTCAATAAACTTGTCTCTATCTCCAGCTGAAAGATTGCGTGTGGGCTTTATTGAACTCTGGACTAGAACCATGTCTAATAGAAGATAACATGACAAAGGTACTCATATTGTCTCTAGCCTAATGGTATTATGGCAGTTGGTTACCTGTTGAGAAAATAACAAACTTAGAGCCGTATTTTACATAAACAAGAATGAATTCTAGATGGATTAAAGAAGTCAATGTAAAAAGCAAAATCATGGAAGTATTAAATATAGAggaatatttatataattttgaagTATGTGGGGAAGACCTTTCTAAATAGAATATGTCACTAAGAATTCATGTTAGTCTGTACAATCCTTTTTTGTAGAACCACAtaacagaaaagttaaaaaatgagGATATGCAACAGACAAGACACACCACGGGTTTACATTcacaatataatatataaatataccctagtaataaataagaaaataaactcaATGGAAAGTGAATAAAATTTCTGAATAAGCAATTCAGGgatgagaaatgaaaatattaaaaatatgctTTACCTCTATatcagagaaaatgaaaatttaaaaaaggtaatATTTATACATTAATCACTTGTTATATTCAAACTAATACACCAATCTGTTTTATACACAATCTCCTTTAATAGTTACAATAAACATTAAGGTAGGACTGTTAGTCTTCTCATTTTACGGGTGAAGAGACTAACGCTCATAAAGGTTCAGTAAATTTTGCGAATTTGCAAAGAAATTGGATCTCTTTAGCTTCAAAATCCAGGCACTGTGATCGCGAAGCTATACCATTAAATAAATTGGgatattattttttctctctgattgtaaaatttttaaatgactgaTAATACCCAGTGTTGACTTAGATGTGAAGACAAGGGCTCATTCTTATTTGTAGGAGCAAAATTTGATGTGAGTACTAAAATTTAAAACTCACACCTAAGTAAGTTTTTTTGCATATGCAAATGATGCATAAGGATGTATTGTCCTATGGTAAATAAGGGTGGGAAATTGGTAGTAACCTAATCTCTCAATCATAatcaaaaaagtaattattaAATTATATACACTTCATCTGTTGTATTCTATGCAATGGTTATAAAAGAATATTTCTATCTAAATAACTTGACAAGGAATGATATCCATTATATACtgttaactgaaatgaaaagaaaatagaagaatattttGCATAGTATAATTGCATTCGcgtctaaagaaaaaaatactttcaagtgtgtgaatgtgagtgtgttTCAATgagaaaatatagaaataaatctGGAAAACAAACTATAAATGCTCAATACTGCCTAATTAGAAGACTGGAGTAGAAGTGGAGGATTTGTTAGGAAATGTGGGCCATTCCTTACACCACTCTATACTGCTGTGACACTTCATCCTTATAACATTAAGCATGtattacatttaaaattaaaaaaaaaaaaattaaactcaagTACTCTTCTGACACTCAAAGCTATTAAAATGCCTTCTTTTATATGTGTTCATTCTGTATCATGCTGATGGAGATatacaaatgaataaaacataGATATCACTCTCAAAATTAAGTCCACTATGCTGTAGTTTGCAGCCcttgtggtgctgtggttaagagattggctgctaaccaaaaggtcagcaacttaAATTTACcagtgactccttggaaaccctatagggcagttctactctgtcctatagggttgctatgggtcagaattgacttgatggcaacaggtatatggTGTAGTTTGGCTCTGGATTTAACCTGTCCCAAATGAGGTAAGaataaattatttcttaaatGTAGCCTGAGTGCCATGTGCATATTAGGAAAATTTTGCATAGTAAAAGGGAGTTTAGCcagaaacaaagaagtttcctgaataaaccaaatgtttTGACAGCCAGAGTagctggggcaggggtctggggaccatggtttcaggggacatctaggtcaattagcataataaaatctactaagaacacattctgcatccactttggtgggtggtatcttgggtcttaaatgctagcaagcagccatctaagatgcatcacttggtctcaacccacctggagcaaaggagaatgaagaacaccaaagacacaaggtaattatgagtccaatagacagaaagggccacataaatcagagactacatcagtctgagaccagaagaactagatgctgcccatttacaactgataactgccctgacacgtaacacaacagagaatccctgatagagcaggtgaacagtgggatgcagaactcactttcttgtaaagagaccagacttaatggtctgattgagactagaagaacactgggggtcatggtccccagaccttctgttagcctaagactgtaaccattcccaaagtcaactcttcaggcaaggattggactggagtataagatagaaaatgatactggtgaggagtgagctgcttggctcaagtagacacataagattgtatgggcagctcctgtctggggtggggggggataagaaggcagagggggacaaaagctggctgaatggacacaggaatacagggtaaaaagaaggagtgtgttgtctcattaggggagagcaactagaagtacatagaaagttgtacataaatttttgtaggagagactgacttgatttgtaaattttcacttaaaccataacaaaaaataaataaaagggagtttagatttttttctttttagtttgaaGGTATAAGCTGATTGGTATGcttttacttttatttccttgtattgCTCAGCTTTCAGAAAAGTATATGTCATGACATCATTTATATCTTTTGAATTTATTTCTCCTTGTACCTTCCGTTTTTTCATGCTATTCTCTGAGGGATTTATTTGATAACCAAAGAAGGTAAAAGTATTTTATTATCGAGTACTATTAAATCTTCATTTTATCCAGGGAgcttttgaatgttttcttttcctgtctcttaaAGCAGTATTTCCTTAAAATTTACTTAAAGAACTCTTAGAAATACAATAAGTAACTTCTTATTGGAACAATGTGTTTATGTGAAAAGatacacattgccatcgagtccatatgagctcataacaaccctatagaacagggtagaattgccccaaagggtttccaaggaggagacaGAGGATTCAAatagccaactttttggttagtggccatagttcttaaccactgcatcaccagggctcctacatgaaaagataaaagaaatttatttttatttataagagAGGATTCTAAGAAACTTATACACAATTCAGCCCCCTTTTTCTTGATGCAAGAGTAGTCCTCTGATAAAGGTGAAGGTGGGCTAAATGACAGTGTCCCGAAATATATTATGAATGAATTACAtctcatattttaaataaattaacaaaaatcCAGGGTTATATTTCTGACTGGAGACATCAAACATCTGTGAAAGTATGTTCCCTGtagttaataaaattatttttgtctttttcatgtccatcatttgatttaaaaaaatttacttgCAATAAATTCCAGAGAAACCCAAATTATCCCTTTAACATATTTAGTATTATTAACTATATGTTGTAATATGTTTCAGTCATTGTTCAAAACAGAAATATAGTCCCCTTCGTTCTGCCAATTTTGCTGATATGATAAAATGTTTATACTCCACAAGAAAGAGAATgattgacaggaaaaaaaaatgaaaaaagtaaaaaaagtgtTATCATCTTTTATATTAATCACTTATCTGTAAGAATCATTGCTGAGGACAGCCAAATGTGGACAATTTTCTTCATGTTCCCTTCATCCATGCGATATCACCACTTTATGCTTTAGAAAGAGAATAATACAATAGGTGTTGCTGAAAACTTGTATACAGATACAGTTCTGTTGGGCAATCAATAAGGACAGAACAGAGACCAAAACAGATAAAAGTCATTGAGCTTAACTTTTAGCAATTTTTGCTTTCTCTACAGTAAAttctaaagaaaattttatttcctgTAATCATTATGTCATTTAAGAAGGAGACAATGAGATGATTTGGCATTAAAATGCTCATTTATGAGTTACTTTTTGTCCTCAGGCAAGTTTAAGACCAAAATgtaaatatagtaaaaaaaaaaaatctgcataatAATtgtaaatttcaattaaaaacacacacacgaaTGGGAGGTGGAGGGAACATGGttctatagacagaagcaccatgctatcccttcacagcaaaggtccaaaaaactaagtaaaacagatacaaatggcAATCCTTGTagcctaagtgtcaaatgaagggataaagaactcaatcaagcacaGAATAATATGGCATCAGCCAAATACCAACTTAGGTAATGAATtctcaaagaaaaaacaaaattaaaagatttacagcagGAAACCAGAGAGGAAAATCTGTAGATGATAATGTCAGAAtggtaaaagagggaataaatggtgtaggtatagaactttcaaatagagaggaactcaaggcaatatcaagtaataaaagactggtttaaacttactGAGATAggagtaaatttcaaggaaaccacAAATAAAGTTAgcaaaactactcatcaaaataaagaagaaatacataaagtctcagtaaacacaaaatctcaaaaataaaagaaataaaaacaaatccacaaacaaaagaaattcagcacaggagaataagtagaacaaaaaaaaaagccagcaccacaaaaaaaaagacaaaaagcactacaaaatgacagcaataaactcacacctttcaataatcacactgaacataaatggcttgaatatacacataaagagacagagagtgacagaataaaCAGGACCCATCTATGTGATGTTTACGAAAGACACAcgttaaaaacaaagacacaaatatattaaaaatcaaaggatgaaaagaagATGTCGAGTAAACAGCAaccataaaagaggaaaaaaaaaaaaaagaggagtggcaaaattaatctcaggtaaagcagattttaaaacaaaattcaccataaaagacaaaatacccattgctgtctagtcaattcttactcatagcgaccctataggatggtgtagaactgccccatagggtttctaaggagggctggtggattcgaactgctgaccttttggttatcagctgagttcttaaccactgtgccaccagtgcaccataaaagacagagaaggacattgtataatgactaaagggataatccaccatgaggacataaccataataaatatctatgcacccaatgacagggctacaaaatacataaaacaaattctaacagcactgaaaagagaaattgacagttctacaataatagtaagagataTTGAAAGTTCTACAATAATGATAGTAAAAGgatagaacatttagaaagaaactcagcaaagatatagaagatctaaaggccataatcaaccaacttggcctcatagacatatatatatcatatagacatagacatatatatatcactcaacagcagcaaagtacatatcttttccaatgcacatggaacattcccctctacagaccacattttaggccacaaagcaacactCAACAAAGTTCAAAACTTTGAtataatacaaaacatcttctctgatcacaacaccataaaggtaaaaaattgataaatggaagagcaggaagaaaaaaaaaaattaaatacatggaaactaaatagcaccttgcttaaaaaccactgggtagtagaagaaatcaaagatggaaccaaaaaattcctagactcaaatgagaacagaaacacaccataccaaaacttttgggacacagcaaggcagtgctcagaggtcaatttatagcaatagatgcacatattaaaaaaaaaaaagagggagagacaaaatgaaaa
The DNA window shown above is from Elephas maximus indicus isolate mEleMax1 chromosome 4, mEleMax1 primary haplotype, whole genome shotgun sequence and carries:
- the LOC126075558 gene encoding olfactory receptor 6C6-like: MKNQSREIQFILLGLTDDPQLQIVMFIFLFLNYILSVMGNLSIILLTLLDPRLKTPMYFFLRNFSFLEILLITICIPRFLTTIVTKNKIISYNDCISQLFFFLLLGVTEFYLLAAMSYDRYVAICKPLHYPFIMRSKVCYELVLSSWTAGFLITFPPLVMGLKLEFCASKVIDHFMCDTSPILQISCTDTYFLEMISFVSAVVTLVVTLLLVILSYTYIVKTILKIPSAQKRTKAFSTCSSHMAVVSLTYGSCIFIYMKPSAKERVTLSKGVAVIYTSVAPLLNPFIYSLRNQQVKQAFKDTLKKVFIFLK